A window from Piliocolobus tephrosceles isolate RC106 chromosome 11, ASM277652v3, whole genome shotgun sequence encodes these proteins:
- the NEU2 gene encoding sialidase-2, with protein MASLPVLQKESVFQSGAHAYRIPALLYLPGQQTLLAFAEQRASKKDEHAELIVLRRGGYDASTRRVQWQAQEVVAQARLDGHRSMNPCPLYDVQTGTLFLFFIAIPGQVTEQQQLQTRANVTRLCQVTSTDHGRTWSSPRDLTDAAIGPAYREWSTFAVGPGHCLQLHDRAQSLVVPAYAYRNLHPIQRPSPSAFCFLSHDHGRTWARGHFVAQDTLECQVAEVEAGEQRVVTLNARSHLRARIQAQSTNDGLDFQESQLVKKLVEPPPQGCQGSVISFPSPHSGPGSPAQWLLYTHPTHSWQRADLGAYLNPRPPALEAWSEPVLLAKGSCAYSDLQSMGTGPDGSPLFGCLYEANDYEEIVFLMFTLKQAFPAEYLPQ; from the exons ATGGCATCCCTCCCTGTCCTGCAGAAGGAGAGCGTGTTCCAGTCGGGAGCCCATGCCTACAGAATCCCTGCCCTGCTCTACCTGCCTGGGCAGCAGACCCTGCTGGCCTTCGCGGAACAGCGGGCAAGCAAGAAGGATGAGCACGCAGAGCTGATTGTCCTGCGCAGAGGAGGCTACGATGCGTCCACCCGCCGGGTTCAG TGGCAAGCTCAGGAGGTGGTGGCCCAGGCCCGGCTGGATGGACACCGTTCCATGAACCCATGCCCCTTGTATGATGTGCAGACAGGgaccctcttcctcttcttcattgCCATCCCTGGGCAAGTCACAGAGCAACAGCAGCTGCAGACCAGGGCCAATGTGACGCGGCTATGCCAAGTAACCAGCACTGACCACGGGAGGACCTGGAGCTCCCCCAGAGACCTCACTGATGCGGCCATCGGCCCAGCCTACCGGGAGTGGTCCACCTTTGCGGTGGGCCCGGGGCATTGTTTGCAGCTGCACGACAGGGCCCAGAGCCTGGTGGTGCCCGCCTATGCCTACCGGAACCTTCACCCCATCCAAAGGCCGAGCCCCTCCGCCTTCTGCTTCCTCAGCCACGACCATGGGCGCACGTGGGCGCGGGGGCACTTTGTGGCCCAGGACACCCTGGAGTGCCAGGTGGCCGAAGTCGAGGCTGGGGAGCAGAGGGTGGTGACCCTCAACGCGAGAAGCCACCTCCGAGCCAGGATCCAGGCCCAGAGCACCAATGATGGGCTTGATTTCCAGGAGTCTCAGCTGGTGAAGAAGCTGGTGGAGCCGCCGCCCCAGGGCTGCCAAGGGAGTGTCATCAGCTTCCCCAGCCCCCACTCGGGGCCCGGCTCTCCAGCCCAGTGGCTGCTCTACACTCACCCCACACACTCCTGGCAGAGGGCCGACCTGGGCGCCTACCTCAACCCACGACCTCCAGCCCTCGAGGCCTGGTCGGAGCCAGTACTGCTGGCCAAGGGCAGCTGTGCCTACTCAGACCTCCAGAGCATGGGCACCGGCCCTGATGGGTCCCCCTTGTTTGGGTGTCTGTACGAAGCCAATGATTACGAGGAGATTGTCTTTCTCATGTTCACCCTGAAGCAAGCCTTCCCGGCTGAGTACCTGCCTCAGTGA